The genome window gacacttttttacagagattggttgtctatttgttatacttgGTCTATGATGACGGCAGgtcattagtttaaaaaagaCCAAATGTCACTTGACGGCCTTTTAGGGTATGAGGCCTGTGATGGTCTCACCCATAAGACAGTGCTCCTTGGTCCGCTGGAAGACAGCGTTGTGCTCCAGATTCTTGGAGTGTCCGGGGTTCTTGATGTTGGTCTTGATCCAGCAGATGTCCTCGCAGCGGCGGAAGCCCCACTTCTTGAGGCACTCGCGACCCATGTCCAGACCTGCAAATTGGTTTTAATCAACATTGTATTAttgcttaaaataaaaatgataattgttgtgataattatcataacataacaaatactttagaAGGAATGGGAGCAGATCTAGTGCTAGTGCGTCTTACCAACGTCAGCAGACGTCCAACTTGTTGATCTCATATCCAGCTTCTTGATAATATAATGACAAACTTGTTGCTATCATGTCTAGCTTGTTGATAATATAATGTCCTACTTGTTGATATCATATCCAGCTTCTTGATAATATAATGACCAACTTGTTGATATATGTCCTACCTTCGGAGCTGCCACACCAGAGGAAAATGAAGGACCGTGCTTGTGCCAACACCTGCAGGTCCAGCGCTAGTACGTCCTGCCAACGCCAGCCCGCGCCCAGCGGCGGCTCCACCAGGAGTACGTCAAACTTGTTGCCCATAGCCTTCAGGTCGAACGTCTGGAATCAGGATTGCCATATTTAAGTCATTAAATCAGAATAGAAGTGAATTTGCTGCTAACATGGTGAATAATTTGACaaaacagtctccgtggtccagtggttgagcgttacagttacgatccggaggtcccgggtacgaatcccggggGGAGGATATCGAAAAATATCTTTGTGAGACCTGGTTTAGTtagggcattgcaggctgatcacgcgATTGTCCAAAACACAGATCTTTTTCTTCTAATTCGTTTATCTATTACTGTCACTTATGGTGTAATGTAATTGAGTAACAATAATCATTGAAACTTTCGCATTATTAGTGTTTTATAAGAACGATGACTATCGCGTTTACGACGTTGATGACGTTAACGATGATGATGGTTGACGTTACGAATAACGACGACGTTGAACATGATGTTAACGTCATTTTTAACATCAAAGCCGTCAAAGTTTTCATCGTTAAAAACGTTAATGCTAATCTTAACATCAACAGCAAACAAAAGTAATCAAAAACTAAAGTATTACACAATTATACCTTTAAATCACACTTCAAGTACATAGGAGGCGTGGCAGTCTGTGCGATGAGGTCATCCTTCAATTTGATCAGCTCCCTCAGTTTGGGGTACTCCTCGAATCGGTCTGCGAGGCCCACGTCACGGATGAAGTTCTGCGGTCGCTGTCCTGTGTCTACAAAGTGCTGGCAGTAGTCATTGTGTGGGTTCGAGGATTGTGTGCCCTGAAAAGAAGATATATACATTATCCACGCTAAACACGTTAAGCTATATACATAGCTTTTTTCTtcaagaatgtctagggccctgtaccaaggtttttcttgctgcTCCTTCTCCCCTTTTCGTATTGAAttgaatatgaaataaatataaagtggtgtttagaaaggaaaagtcactgtggtcctgtggcttgcttttcaatcggggagcgccggttcgaatcctggcaTCTGACTTGCACATTAGTGCATTGGTGGAtaatttgcttctatgctgttctgggagcaaataaaaaacatagaacacgttcagctgcttgtcttcccgggcatgtcgtaaaaaccgacagagggattgcgtcctctaacatgatggactaatgttatgggcgataggctgatcccttatcaccataaggttcatcatatccatcttaggacttcgtgtcaacagtggctgcaagttgtctttgattacttgtggctctgcccaccccatttgggattacgggcgtgagtttatgtatgtatgtatgtacaaataaatgttatttacttactatttggTGTTTGAGAATTGTTATTGTGTAGGTAGTACTAAAATTCTGTCACTAATTAGAGGGTAATATGTTACTGGCTTCGtaatttaaagtatttatttgataagcaaagtaaagaattaataaaaattaaccAACCTTCAAAAATGTAGAGGAGTCTGTATACACCAGTTCATCTGGTTGCTCTTTAGTTACTTGCTTGTCATTATCAGCCCCACCATCTGACACCGTTTGCTTCTTTGCGGGTACATCTAGATTTGCACCTAAAGCTTGTCCTAGCTCATTTACGTTTAGTCCTAGCTGTGAATTAGAAGAacaaattgttaattttaaagcaAAGCACTCGTTAGAGACTTCGTTTCCTCTATTGTTTagatattcttatttttaaggaTTTTTTCCATATGCATAAAAGGTCTTAGAACCGTattgtaatttctttttttttttaaatctgtggaagcttgttaatggcttttatatattaagataagttagtatgtaacattgtaaatttagctgtaagctccccaaataaaataaaataaaatttaataatggtGCCAACTCAGAACCCTCAAATTTAGTTTAAACTTAATTTGCCTGAactaaaattagctctatctctttcttgcacctATTGTCAGTGAAGGATGGCAGTAACCTATAATTAGGTGTTAAGTTTATATCCAACTGAAGAGGTACAAATCTCTGTATAATTTAGATAGTatagttttgtccaaaaaatgtgtttttttccaAACCTAGTGTACCACTGCTTGGCAAGGCTTTCTATTCCATCTTTCTCTGTCCTTCTGATCTCTTTCCACTCTTAGTTAAAAGCATCAGATCATCTCTCCCATGCTTCAGAGATCTGCCACTATATCCCGACGAAATATGTGTAATAATATGCCTTGAATGTTGAGTTGAGtatctttaagttttttaacactttcaaggacagaatgtctaatgacgttccaattccaaggtgtcatactatctattatgaaccatcaatgacccattgtctctgcccgtgaaagtgttaagggATTTTGAACTCAAACAGTATTGTAACAATGTAACTTTTCTTGTGTaggttgtaagatcaatgaccaacctcatcatccctggtgtcagggttactatagagcctcCAAAGGGCCCTGTCATGCCTGTTGTAATGGCTGCATATTTACGTACAACATGCCCTCCAGATCAGCTgaaatgtcctaatcaaactggagatcacaaagtaatttttgtgatgtctccaatgggattcgaacccaggtccTCGGAGGCGTGAGCCCAACTCTTAACCAGTGAACCAGTGGAGGTTGTTAACCCCTCTAACCGCCATTAATGCATTAGTAGACAGAACTCATACTAACAATGTTAACAGAGTAAGTTTAACTTTATTTGTAGGTCAGTGATATACTTTGAAAGACGTCAACATTATCCCTGGTAGTGAACAAATTAATATGAAGGAAATCTACATCTTATTGAATACTAAATAACCAACAATTCAAGATACGAAAGTAAATGTTTGGTTTCAAATTAAGAGGTTATGTTGTAAACTTACTGTTTGTGCAAGTAACTTCTTCCTTTTCTGAGATCTCTCTCGAAGTTCTTTTAATTTTTcactcatatttatttatttctataccAATAGGTACGTTCATTTCAGCCAAAACAAACCGTTCgcgtcctttttttttttttttttttgttttggttttccccgaagggtaaggcaaagggaactatgcccatacagccatgtctgacgtattttttttcttgatgattaatgaaatgatgaaaggtgatgatgatgaaacctaagcccccaccctcggagtagactcctactccgaaccccaaacgaattaactcaaaagtccgcataaacttttgagttatgaagcggcttcccagcacgaagcgaaaataggcagatacactttgtttattgaatactccaatataataacactcgcgaatgtcttccgactaacttaatgcgatcattaaccacaaaacaccacttcgtattaattatttagattactcaatgaagaaagcaactgtcccgttcccgtttcccgccgaaaagcgaCCGTTCGCGTCCGCTCGACGAAAATATGAAATGACAGTAGAAGTTACGTTCAGAAATACTGTCTATTCTTTTCAACGTTTTTCGgtcaagaaaataattattttttggaaagttaaattactaaaaatgaattacttatttctaataacactataaataattaattttctttttataacttAAACATTAACAAAGTAACTCTAATTTTACTTTGATGAGTAGGTATTTTCGAACGAATTGAAATGAAGGGTGCAATAATTTCACCCCTTAGGCCAATATCCTCGGTAGTATAGTGGTTAGTATCCCCGCCTGTCACGCGGGAGaccggggttcgattccccgcCGGGGagattatttttctctttttatataACGGATTAATAAGGGGTAATTAGGGGTAGTAAtccactgtttttttttaaaaaaaaacattacttttatttaaacaaaattatattatagatTATAATATTGCATTAAGTATAGAAAACTAttcttcacaaaataaacattaacatAGTAAATAATCTCTATCACAAGATATACCAACAATAACTTTTTGGCTATTATTCAGTAACTAATTTGGCTGAGGCCAATTATGGCCGAGAGGCATTTGAACAAGTGTGAAATTAAGAGGCGAAGGCATCATATCCTTCATAAGCCTTACAATATCATTCACATAATTATAACTCTTTTCATTTACATCTTTATACTTCGTTTCTTGGGTAAAGAATGGACTCGCCTCACTAGCTTTTAAGGAGAAATTCTCATCGCCATAACCTTTAGAAATGGCTAGATCTTTGAAAGACCTGGGAATGTAATATACCTCTCTGTAAGGATTAGGCGTGTCAATCAATTCTTTATATAGCTTTACAACTCGGGAAACAACATCGTTATAACTTCTAGTTTGAGGTTCAGTATCTACGGCATCAAATACAGATTGGGAGACAATAGGAACTTCGACTACGCTACTTTTCCGTTCAATTATTATAGCAGGGGCTTCGGTTATTTCCGAAGCGTTATTAGCGGTATTAGTATCAATCGTGGTGGTATTGGCGGGGTCTTGGCAGTTGTTAGGTGCTACGCATTTTCCGTTGACGTCTCTGAGTAGACCGAGCCGGCAATGGCACCCCAGCACGCACCGTCGTGGGCGCGAGCGGCACTTCAGGGTGTCGCAGCGAGCCTCACACCCGTAGCGGCAGACAAACTCTTCATCCGGATCCTGGCATTtgtctggaaaaacaaaaataacctaAGAACAAGATTTTTGCATTATTTTGGAAAGTGACTTTGGCGAGAGTGGTTAAAGCGAAATTGGTGATCGGTAAATCGGATTGTGGCAAGTGGTTTTCCGTGTTCTTTCTTGATATGATTGTGAAGGTTCGTTAGTTTCGGTGATCGAACAAAATGTGCAACTTAACGCGTTCtgtttttactttacttacttccAGACTATTCTTccatcatgtgggttgtgaggtgaagtaccaacctcatcaaccctggtgtcagggttgctattgagccgccaaaggccctgacatggctcatgtaatgactacttacttacatcagtaagtaataaccgggaccaacggcttaacgtgccttccgaagcactgatcatcttactttcggacaatcaggtgatcagcctgtaatgtcctaaccaatctagggaccacaaagtaatttttgtgatatgtccttacTGGGAACTgaactcaggacctccggatcgcgagcccaacgctcaaccactgggccacggaggtcgttacttccagaatattataaaatatctatCTAATGTAGAGCCAGTGCAAAAACATGAGTACAGACGActcacccatcacgttggtctaacagaaagctcacgTGAAACTCATGTTGCGATGGGTACTTCTGATGAGCCCAATTGTAGGCTGATGTTAGGTTATTAAGAGTAGCAAATTCGTAGCCGAACGGACGTCCCTctatgggattaactgtctgagtctatactaatattaggcagccaaagtactaaattgtatacttaataatattttatgttttttttttttaaaaaaagaacctctatggtcctgtgccgaggtttttcttgcagcttctcttcctcggctatacaggttgtgagaagctgtagtagttttaagcggatgagacgttcgttatgtaaaaaattacgattcaaagtgtaaaaagTGTGTTTGAATCTATGTTGGTCTTCCACGCATTCTTGCGAGGTTGtgggtggatgaccaacctgaGCAACCCTGGCATCCTCTACATTTACTACCTATATTTATACTATAATTGATTAATGTTTAAATAATCAATCTAAAATGTTCACGGTGACACAATGGCCTATAATTCTCGTGATTTGTCTGACGATGTGGGTCATTATCTAATATCACATAAACCACTGTCGCATGCGCATAGTTGCGTCCATCATGCCCCGATAAAGTGGTTATGAGGGATAGATAATTATGGGAGGCTGCAAGGCGTGGTGGACTAAATACTTAGAAAGCTATTGAATTAAGTATTCGTTAGAAAAAATTAACCTCGTCTGCGATGTGATTCTAACTTTAAAAATTACATAGTTTCATACCAACTTTCAACCCCATTTTTAGCCCCTTAGGGGTTGGATTTCTCAAAATTCCGTCTTAATGAACACCTACGACCTAAAACGAATCCCCGTGCATAGTTTGAGACTTCTGTaaaggtgattcaagtctgct of Pectinophora gossypiella chromosome 16, ilPecGoss1.1, whole genome shotgun sequence contains these proteins:
- the LOC126373992 gene encoding N6-adenosine-methyltransferase non-catalytic subunit, which produces MSEKLKELRERSQKRKKLLAQTLGLNVNELGQALGANLDVPAKKQTVSDGGADNDKQVTKEQPDELVYTDSSTFLKGTQSSNPHNDYCQHFVDTGQRPQNFIRDVGLADRFEEYPKLRELIKLKDDLIAQTATPPMYLKCDLKTFDLKAMGNKFDVLLVEPPLGAGWRWQDVLALDLQVLAQARSFIFLWCGSSEGLDMGRECLKKWGFRRCEDICWIKTNIKNPGHSKNLEHNAVFQRTKEHCLMGIKGTVRRSVDGDFIHANVDIDLIISEDPEFGSTEKPIEIFHIMEHFCLGRRRLHLFGRDSTIRPGWVTIGHELTNSNFNAELYSSYFMEGHHTTGCTDRIEALRPKSPPNTNKGARPRGRGGFRARGRGRGAL